A region from the Sandaracinus amylolyticus genome encodes:
- the hisZ gene encoding ATP phosphoribosyltransferase regulatory subunit, which yields MAGSAPKRAREHAPAPARSTLPLAPPAGMRDLLPPDASARKRLARAVSDSFARYGYELVTTPMFEHADVIERGLDTVDRRELLRFVDSDTGEIALLRPDITPQIARVVATRLADRPPPYRLAYEGSVFRRRRGRARRQRQIAQAGVECIGLSGPGADVEVIELASRTLEALGLVAHRIELGLSPVARTVLTTVPEALRGEAADALSRKDRSALEVLAERAGLRGRARATLVEMVDLWGGREVLDAARKLFPGRDAAARLDALADVHAQLVARGLRDRLVLDLGEVRGFGYYTGPSFTLLAEGPGEALGGGGRYDDLLARFGAPFPATGFGLDLDHLEWALASAGARIEDAGPVRVAMRGVDPRKLADVADALRSAGLVVAALPESDDDDAALAFARAWGYDVVVSVSARAASARRVRDGATRKIALGQSGRGVAADEASAIERWARETRG from the coding sequence GTGGCCGGTTCGGCCCCGAAGCGCGCGCGCGAGCACGCCCCCGCGCCCGCACGATCGACGCTCCCGCTCGCGCCGCCCGCGGGCATGCGCGACCTGCTCCCGCCCGACGCGAGCGCGCGCAAGCGCCTCGCGCGCGCGGTGTCCGACTCGTTCGCGCGCTACGGCTACGAGCTCGTCACGACGCCGATGTTCGAGCACGCCGACGTGATCGAGCGCGGCCTCGACACCGTCGATCGCCGCGAGCTGCTGCGCTTCGTCGACTCCGACACCGGCGAGATCGCGCTGCTCCGTCCCGACATCACGCCTCAGATCGCGCGCGTCGTCGCGACGCGCCTCGCCGATCGCCCGCCGCCCTATCGCCTCGCGTACGAGGGCAGCGTGTTCCGGCGTCGTCGCGGTCGCGCGCGCCGACAGCGACAGATCGCGCAAGCGGGCGTCGAGTGCATCGGGCTCTCGGGCCCGGGCGCCGACGTCGAGGTGATCGAGCTCGCGTCGCGCACGCTCGAGGCGCTCGGTCTCGTCGCGCACCGCATCGAGCTCGGGCTCTCGCCGGTCGCGCGCACCGTGCTCACGACCGTGCCCGAGGCGCTGCGTGGTGAAGCCGCGGACGCGCTCTCGCGCAAGGATCGGAGCGCGCTCGAGGTGCTCGCGGAGCGCGCCGGGCTGCGTGGGCGTGCGCGCGCGACGCTCGTCGAGATGGTCGATCTCTGGGGCGGACGCGAGGTGCTCGACGCCGCGCGCAAGCTCTTCCCGGGCCGCGACGCGGCGGCGCGGCTCGACGCGCTCGCCGACGTGCACGCGCAGCTCGTGGCGCGCGGGCTGCGCGATCGCCTGGTGCTCGATCTCGGCGAGGTGCGCGGCTTCGGCTACTACACCGGGCCGAGCTTCACGCTGCTCGCGGAGGGGCCCGGCGAGGCGCTGGGCGGCGGCGGGCGCTACGACGATCTGCTCGCGCGCTTCGGCGCGCCCTTCCCTGCGACCGGCTTCGGGCTCGACCTCGATCACCTCGAGTGGGCGCTCGCGTCCGCGGGCGCGCGCATCGAGGATGCGGGCCCGGTGCGCGTCGCGATGCGCGGCGTCGATCCGCGCAAGCTCGCCGACGTCGCCGATGCGCTGCGCAGCGCGGGGCTCGTCGTCGCGGCGCTCCCGGAGTCGGACGACGACGACGCGGCGCTCGCGTTCGCGCGGGCGTGGGGCTACGACGTGGTGGTCTCGGTCTCGGCGCGCGCGGCGAGCGCGCGCCGGGTACGGGACGGAGCGACGAGGAAGATCGCGCTGGGCCAATCGGGCCGCGGCGTGGCAGCCGACGAAGCGTCCGCGATCGAACGCTGGGCGCGAGAGACGCGCGGGTAG
- a CDS encoding adenylosuccinate synthase has protein sequence MAMVVVVGAQWGDEGKGKVVDRLTAQADVVVRYGGGANAGHTLVVGGEKVVLRLIPSGALHAKAKCVLGPGVVIDPEVLVQEIATLRARGLFGEGRLLISDRAHVVLPHHATIDTLRESGPGAIGTTKRGIGPAYEDKAGRRGIRMADLLDAARFRERLEANLEAWRPVIVALGGEMPAIDEIVKRYGELAKELGPHVGDASAALAEAREQGKHVLLEGAQGTMLDLDHGTFPFVTSSTVISGGACAGAGIAPTHIDRVMGITKAYTTRVGGGPFPTELHGEAGEALRKAGNEYGAVTGRPRRCGWLDIAVLRHAVRVNGISELAVTKLDVLSGLPKIALGVAYELDGKRIDFPPPNRLADVTPIYEELEGWSGDLSTCRTLGELPASVRTYVRRIEELTGARVTMLGVGADRDCTIETDTPFRPR, from the coding sequence ATGGCGATGGTCGTGGTGGTCGGCGCTCAGTGGGGCGACGAGGGCAAGGGCAAGGTCGTCGATCGATTGACCGCGCAGGCCGACGTCGTCGTGCGCTACGGCGGCGGCGCGAACGCGGGCCACACGCTCGTCGTCGGTGGCGAGAAGGTCGTGCTGCGGCTCATCCCGTCGGGCGCGCTGCACGCGAAGGCGAAGTGCGTGCTCGGCCCCGGCGTGGTGATCGATCCCGAGGTGCTCGTGCAGGAGATCGCGACGCTGCGCGCGCGCGGCCTCTTCGGCGAGGGGCGCCTCTTGATCTCGGATCGCGCGCACGTCGTGCTGCCGCACCACGCGACGATCGACACGCTGCGCGAGAGCGGCCCGGGCGCGATCGGCACCACGAAGCGCGGCATCGGCCCGGCGTACGAGGACAAGGCGGGCCGTCGTGGGATCCGCATGGCGGACCTGCTCGACGCGGCGCGCTTCCGCGAGCGGCTCGAGGCGAACCTGGAGGCGTGGCGCCCGGTGATCGTCGCGCTCGGCGGCGAGATGCCGGCGATCGACGAGATCGTGAAGCGCTACGGCGAGCTCGCGAAGGAGCTCGGGCCGCACGTCGGGGACGCGAGCGCGGCGCTCGCCGAGGCGCGCGAGCAGGGCAAGCACGTCCTGCTCGAGGGCGCGCAGGGCACGATGCTCGATCTCGATCACGGCACGTTCCCGTTCGTGACGAGCTCGACGGTGATCTCGGGCGGCGCGTGCGCAGGCGCGGGCATCGCTCCGACGCACATCGATCGCGTCATGGGCATCACGAAGGCGTACACGACGCGCGTCGGCGGCGGGCCCTTCCCCACCGAGCTGCACGGCGAGGCCGGCGAGGCGCTGCGCAAGGCGGGCAACGAGTACGGCGCGGTGACGGGGCGTCCGCGTCGCTGCGGGTGGCTCGACATCGCGGTGCTGCGGCACGCGGTGCGCGTGAACGGCATCAGCGAGCTCGCGGTGACGAAGCTCGACGTGCTCTCGGGCCTGCCGAAGATCGCGCTGGGCGTCGCGTACGAGCTCGACGGCAAGCGCATCGACTTCCCGCCGCCGAACCGGCTGGCCGACGTGACGCCGATCTACGAAGAGCTCGAGGGCTGGAGCGGCGACCTGTCGACGTGCCGCACGCTCGGCGAGCTGCCGGCGTCGGTGCGCACGTACGTGCGGCGCATCGAGGAGCTCACGGGCGCGCGCGTCACGATGCTCGGCGTCGGCGCGGACCGCGACTGCACGATCGAGACGGACACGCCGTTCCGCCCGCGCTGA